The DNA sequence ccttCGAGGCTAGATGATGTAAAGGGCACCTGgtataggctagggtgtgtgtgcgtgtgtctctgcatacatacataggaataaagacatggtacatatataaaaagttaaatgacggggcaacaggagtgtaaaactctctccctcgtaacactcaaacagtaatcacacttaAAGATGATCGTCATTGCCTTATTTTGAAGTATGAAAGACCTATCACTCTTCTAGGGTAGAAAACCCGTCATACATCTACTTCATATCAcctgcacagtgtgtgtgtgtgtgtgtgtgtgtgtgtgtgtgtgtgtggtggtggcggagttcatgatgggtggtgggtgggtggcaggcagtGGCTGTACTACTGACCTGCTCCAGGAGTGGCACAACCCTCCGGTGCACATCCCCCAGGTAGCCGAGGACGTCGTGGACATAGTTGTGCATCGTCCGTTGCATCATCCATGAGGTGTATCCTACCGGAGACCAGCGCGAAGTCATTCACATAAATCAAGAAGGTTTAATGGTCTGAGGTCTGAGCTCTtctccacaccacagacacaccctGGCTATTTGCGAAGGGCCTCTGTGGCGTGCACTCTTTGTCTGTGTCTTTATATATTGAGGCACATATGTCCTTTCTGTGCACTCTATATATTCAGGTGTATACTATATGTTTTCTGTGCATTTTCATGTACTTATTGCATGTGTTGTAGATTGATAACTACAACTGGTATGGCACTACGTAGACGTGATTGAAAGTTTTCAAGTTGTGGTGATCTTACCTATGATGAGCAGCTGGGGTGTGGCTTCCTCTCCCGCGGCCCATCTGCTCAGCTGCTGTAGTTCCTTCGTCACCTTCAACCTTGATGGCTGTGTCTCCGCAAATATTCCGAAACTGTGGCGAAATTACCGGCGCTTATAGGAGTAATAGTACTGTGTAAGGTTATAGACAGGTGTGGTGCATGTATACCGTGGTGtggggactggggagagagagacgctgttGAGGGACCCCTAATAGCTTGATGAGCAGGCACTGGCTGGAGACAGGAGACCGATAGTCAAGAATACTTGTATCGACGCTACTGGTTGGGAAAGAGGTTAGAGAGGGGACGGTATCCGTGTGAGTGAGAACAGTACTACCGCAgtggtagaaagagagagagagagagagagagagagagagagagagagagagagagagtctatgtgAGCAGCAACAATAACACAGCTTATATCGCAGCTATATCTGGACTGGGAGGTAGTACATTGCGATCATCTGTCTCACCTGAACGTTACTCGTAGGCGCGATGCGACCCTCGTAGTGGCCTCCATGTCCGTGTGGAGTTTGACGTACTTTTTCCTAACTTCCACGAAGGATTTTGTCTTGTTCTGGAGAGGAAAAGATAtcgtttctttttatatatttcttttcctggcgAAAAGAAACATGAATCTATAGACGATCAGGGAGAAAGATAGGTCAATAATGAGGAAATGATCAGGTGAAAGAAGCCTTtgaaactgtgtatatatatactttatatgggGACACATGAAATGGACTTTGCTTGAAGACTTCCCCGGTATGTGTTGTCACGAGTCTACGATGTATTGTGAGCGTTGCTTTTAACACACGCAACGAGTGACAATTAGGTCAATTTTCGACCAAGAactaatgagatttttttttcaccggAAAAAAAACACATCATACATGTTTTTCCTTGCACACATGTAAGTAGTACTGTGAGGTGTTAACTTCTTATTGGTGGGTGAGCTGGCAGTagcagaggagtgtgtggtgggtggagagtgtTAGCAGCATGGAGGACCTGGATCCTGAGGGAGATCGCACAACTCACCTGCATGTTGATCATGAAGTGATACGTATCGTCTGTTTTCATAAGGAACTTGTAAAACAGTCCCCTGATTTTGGAGTCTCCTAAGAAGGAGATCCAGAGCGGCTTGTCGACCATCCTCTTCCTGAAGCAGGCGGTGACGGTGGCTGGGTCGTGAAAGGGCGTTATGACACATGGGACGTAAGGCAGGACTCCGCCGTTGGCGCCAATCCTGGTGGGGGCGCTGAGGGTGGGTGCCGTCCTCATGTTGTTACCCTTGCCACTGTGGTTACTGGTGTCGTTGGAGGATAAGAAAGAGGGCAGAAGTCTGGCCAGACTACGGTAATCCTCCGTGGTCGCTCCACGCGGGGACgacctctcctgcagcaggtgtcgCACCCTTCTGATGGCAGCCGGAGCCCCGGTCACATCCCGGTCAACCCGGCCGATGTGGGAGTGCCGTGGCGTCCAACTGTCGCTCCCCAGGCTACCATTACTGGTCGCGTTTCCTCCGGAATACTCTAAGGACTGAGCTATGGCAAGTGTGTCGGCATCTGGGACGCTTGTGATGGTGAAGAGGGATCGGCAGCTGTGCTCACGCGCACCGAACACTGGCTGTAGAGGTGCCTGGTCCCGACCTGCCTCAGAAGGCGATGAAGTGTTATAAATCCTCATCACTGAAATTAAAACTGCTGTGGTAAATATGACACTTAAATAGGGCGTCCTTCTCTTAGATTGTGAGAGCATTCTGTTCGCTTTCCAAGTTCTTTTGATGTCAGAACCGTGATCATCAATATCCAGAATCAACTGTAAACATTGCAAACTGCAAGTGTGTAAAACGGCGAGTTATTCGAAATATTTTCCTGTTAGCGCGTTCGTTTAGCAGGAAATTCAGAggataaaaaaatgagagaaatctGATGTGAATGGAAAACTTATGAACGTGGTTATAAGGTGGGTTGCAATTTACGATGCCATGACATCTTTACTGACGCTCAAGAACCTTTGATCAGACTGGTGAGGTTGCAGACGAAGTCGGCGGCCCGCTCGGCGGAACGagttggcggaggaggaggaggatagactgGTACACCTAACGCCCGATGCTACGAGACGACACGCCTGTTGTCGTACGGCATCCCTGGACTTAACTATAAACTTTCATTAAATCTAAGTTGACCTGTTTTGACCTCGACTATCTCACGTAACATTATTACAAGTCCGATGGAGCTAAGCCTCTATGATCTTTAATTAAAGTCCTTGTTTAGAATCTAATAAAGGACGCTTACGTCTTAAAGCAACAGGCGCTACTAGGCTCAAGCGAAAGTAATGTGGTTAGTTTTAGCCACTTGATAAGAAACTGTCTTGGTTCATCGGTCGATGAATAGAGCCAGTGTATTCCTATGGGGCCAGATGTTACCCAGGGTTGATGAGTATGTGAGTACAGAGCATGATCAGGCGGGAGCCAGAGACACGGGTCCCTGCGCGTGGAGTTCGTCTCTGCTGACCCAAGGCGATGGCTtgaaccaccacaccccaccgtCGCTCACAGTGATCTCGGagccccggacacacacacacacacacacacacacacacagccgcacaGGTTGACGTAACGTCATTCGCTATACATTTGTATAGCAACAGATTCTACGCGTAAACATTGATTTCCACGTGCTTTAACGTGTGTACGTTGAAGTAAGATGCGCATGTGCGCATCCCAGCACCTCAGACATCGATTTACCCGCAGCACGATGTCTGTATGCTTCCCATATTTTCTGTGTGGAGATGAGCTACACGAAGATgaaccgttatgatgcctccccTTCTTTGCTTTACGTAATAtttacaaaatacataaaacattgATTTCTATATGAACAGCACTACGAGGAAAAAATGTTATatcacatatgaatatataattcaACTGTAatttacctatttgtgattacctatttatgCAGTGCAGGGTAAGAAAAAAATTCGAATGCATACGTGGGTCCCcaatctcctgaactttctttaCCACAATGTGTGTTGGTGTCTGTATATCTATGACGCATTTAAGCTCCAACTGAACCTTATACCTCCACCTTATACCCTGGAGGCAAACCCAAACAT is a window from the Panulirus ornatus isolate Po-2019 chromosome 32, ASM3632096v1, whole genome shotgun sequence genome containing:
- the LOC139759305 gene encoding uncharacterized protein, translated to MLSQSKRRTPYLSVIFTTAVLISVMRIYNTSSPSEAGRDQAPLQPVFGAREHSCRSLFTITSVPDADTLAIAQSLEYSGGNATSNGSLGSDSWTPRHSHIGRVDRDVTGAPAAIRRVRHLLQERSSPRGATTEDYRSLARLLPSFLSSNDTSNHSGKGNNMRTAPTLSAPTRIGANGGVLPYVPCVITPFHDPATVTACFRKRMVDKPLWISFLGDSKIRGLFYKFLMKTDDTYHFMINMQNKTKSFVEVRKKYVKLHTDMEATTRVASRLRVTFSFGIFAETQPSRLKVTKELQQLSRWAAGEEATPQLLIIGYTSWMMQRTMHNYVHDVLGYLGDVHRRVVPLLEQISQRTRVLVLPQSRNRPHAATGRLGNMRVAFSDAAFDWSEMVFLHYQRLYREEGRRRPAHTTPQSSPSLRRLAAWSEEDGEAQRSSPRPDTIRGRQDAKPIRDHLVPSETSDSGLWWWDTSLPLNLAGISECEDLYQRGMDTLPIYKTPHLRCIDSQHAGAATLTDLVTMLLNLMCNSLMGAPTGVCCS